A window of the Dyadobacter pollutisoli genome harbors these coding sequences:
- a CDS encoding outer membrane beta-barrel family protein has product MKTPIHSVVKIVAAIFILSSFNHIQAQAPVQPAGTAITEATPKGNSKISGIVLDSAANKGVEFASIALFSVADNKAIDGTTADEAGKFSITKVAPGSYKLLISFIGFKDRTISNIKIEKGKDIELGNIQLASSVQDLKEVTITGEKSLIEEKVDRLVFNAEKDITSKGGDASDLLRKVPMLSVDLDGNVSLRGSSNIKVLINNKPSTIIAANVADALKQIPADMIKSVEVITSPSAKYDAEGSGGIINIITKKNNLQGLTLNIDSGVGNRGTNLGLNGSYRKGKMGFTLGGFGRAFYNKATSVLDQTTFSGANSYLTHQTSTAKDRGLFGQYSLGWDYDLGKNQALSAGLRYGTRNFLQKQNLTINQFENDVLDGTSLRKVDRKDLSGTIDFNIDYIRTFKPQQEWSISTLYSRTGLTNNFNTDLLNESGAVSGKLKNENTNYNSEFTLQTDYQTPIGKNQLVEFGAKGIFRAVNSDYKYFTAGESGDFSLSPSNPSGTLNYNQNVAAGYVSYTLTTKNKYTFKAGTRYEYTSITADLGSAGKVSIPNYGNLVPSINISKSLSGSTTLKAAYNRRIQRPGIQQLNPNVNLANPQNISTGNPALSPELTDNFELALSTNVKKTYLNVSAFVRQTNNSITQVRMAVDTLQGAIVTTYENIGKQQAYGMNVFANVYLTSKWTVNGSLDILHSYLEGQTTSLEGTSVPVSNSGFNYGGRLMSQIALQQGWGVQAFGFYRGKEIQLQGTRTGFYMYSLGFKKDFANKKGSVGFAAENFLTKGVKFTSDLNSPQFVQTGQTQLYNRNFKITFNYSIGKMSFNAPKKKTKSVNNNDVIGGGDSQR; this is encoded by the coding sequence ATGAAAACCCCGATCCATTCAGTAGTAAAAATTGTCGCTGCAATATTTATTCTGAGTTCTTTTAACCACATTCAAGCTCAGGCGCCTGTTCAGCCGGCCGGCACGGCGATTACAGAAGCTACGCCAAAAGGAAATTCTAAAATTTCAGGAATTGTACTGGATTCAGCTGCCAATAAAGGAGTTGAGTTTGCAAGCATTGCATTATTCAGTGTTGCAGATAATAAAGCGATTGACGGTACCACTGCCGACGAGGCCGGGAAGTTCTCCATTACCAAAGTTGCCCCGGGAAGTTACAAGCTGTTGATTTCGTTTATCGGTTTTAAGGACCGAACGATCTCAAACATCAAAATTGAAAAAGGCAAGGATATTGAATTGGGTAACATCCAGCTGGCTTCCAGCGTACAGGATTTGAAAGAGGTGACCATTACCGGAGAAAAATCACTGATCGAGGAAAAAGTAGACCGTCTGGTTTTTAATGCAGAAAAAGATATTACTTCCAAAGGCGGCGATGCTTCCGACCTGCTGCGTAAAGTTCCCATGCTTTCGGTGGACCTGGATGGAAACGTTTCATTGCGAGGTAGTTCCAATATTAAGGTACTGATCAATAACAAGCCTTCAACCATTATCGCAGCCAATGTTGCGGATGCATTGAAACAGATACCGGCCGATATGATAAAATCCGTAGAGGTGATCACGTCGCCATCGGCCAAGTATGACGCGGAAGGTTCGGGCGGTATCATTAATATTATTACAAAGAAAAATAACTTGCAGGGACTGACCCTTAATATCGATTCGGGTGTGGGTAACCGTGGTACTAACCTGGGACTAAATGGAAGTTACAGAAAAGGGAAAATGGGTTTTACGCTGGGCGGTTTTGGCCGTGCATTTTATAACAAAGCGACTTCTGTATTGGACCAGACCACATTTTCAGGAGCGAATTCTTATTTGACCCATCAAACTTCCACAGCGAAGGACAGAGGTTTATTTGGCCAGTATTCATTAGGCTGGGATTATGATCTTGGGAAAAATCAGGCCCTGTCGGCCGGTTTGCGTTATGGAACCAGAAATTTTCTCCAAAAACAAAATCTGACCATTAACCAGTTTGAAAATGATGTCCTGGATGGGACTTCGCTTAGAAAAGTAGATCGTAAGGATTTGTCCGGCACCATTGATTTCAATATCGACTACATCCGCACTTTCAAACCACAGCAGGAATGGAGTATTTCAACATTGTATAGCCGCACAGGTTTGACCAACAATTTCAACACGGACCTACTGAATGAGTCTGGCGCTGTGAGTGGCAAATTGAAAAACGAGAATACAAATTACAACTCGGAATTCACATTGCAGACTGATTATCAAACGCCTATTGGCAAAAATCAGCTGGTTGAATTTGGTGCAAAAGGTATTTTTAGGGCGGTAAACAGTGATTACAAATACTTCACTGCCGGTGAGTCCGGTGACTTTTCACTGAGCCCGTCCAATCCGTCAGGTACATTGAACTACAACCAGAATGTAGCAGCGGGTTACGTCTCTTATACATTGACTACCAAGAATAAATATACATTCAAAGCGGGGACACGTTACGAATACACAAGCATTACGGCCGACCTGGGCTCTGCCGGCAAAGTTTCGATCCCTAACTACGGCAACCTGGTACCAAGTATCAACATTTCCAAAAGCCTTTCGGGAAGCACTACATTGAAAGCTGCATACAACAGAAGGATTCAACGTCCTGGTATTCAGCAGTTGAACCCGAATGTGAACCTTGCTAACCCGCAAAATATCAGCACCGGAAATCCAGCGTTGAGTCCTGAGCTGACGGATAATTTTGAACTGGCATTGAGCACAAATGTTAAAAAGACCTATTTGAATGTGTCAGCATTTGTCCGCCAGACCAACAATTCTATTACGCAGGTGAGAATGGCTGTGGATACATTGCAGGGCGCGATTGTTACCACTTATGAGAACATTGGAAAGCAGCAGGCGTATGGAATGAATGTGTTTGCGAATGTGTACCTGACCTCGAAATGGACGGTTAATGGTAGCCTTGACATTTTGCATTCATACCTGGAAGGACAAACTACGAGCCTGGAAGGAACTTCTGTACCGGTGAGTAATTCAGGGTTCAATTATGGCGGTCGCCTGATGTCGCAGATTGCGTTACAGCAGGGCTGGGGCGTGCAGGCGTTCGGGTTCTATCGTGGCAAGGAGATTCAGCTACAAGGAACACGCACAGGCTTTTACATGTATTCATTAGGGTTCAAAAAGGATTTTGCCAACAAGAAGGGAAGTGTAGGATTTGCAGCAGAAAACTTCCTGACCAAAGGAGTGAAATTCACATCAGACCTGAACTCTCCGCAATTTGTACAGACTGGCCAAACGCAGCTTTACAACCGCAATTTTAAGATCACATTTAACTATTCAATAGGAAAAATGAGTTTTAATGCTCCTAAAAAGAAGACCAAGTCAGTTAACAACAATGACGTGATAGGCGGTGGAGACAGCCAGAGGTAA
- a CDS encoding MCP four helix bundle domain-containing protein: MKWSFVIQQKLKAALLLGGIMVLIIMATLLSRYNMQGIDRSFSSIYQDRLIPATTIIYLTENLYGKRLSLEKHLFAQDVQSAEYVKAALHHHNKSIDSLIGVFEKTYLVDQEAKSLDVFKRQVDEYSELENRILHLCAAGTPDEGRSLFAGAGARTFQGTIANLNELAGIQSDIGKNLMKESKSNIASFGIISFLQIALAVIIGLMILVLIRNSQIISKPKISGEKSQYFNLN; encoded by the coding sequence ATGAAATGGTCTTTCGTAATCCAGCAAAAACTAAAAGCAGCACTGCTGCTGGGAGGGATAATGGTGCTGATCATAATGGCAACGCTTCTTTCGCGCTACAATATGCAGGGGATAGACCGGTCGTTTTCATCTATTTATCAGGATCGCTTAATTCCGGCGACAACGATCATTTACCTGACTGAGAATTTATACGGAAAAAGATTGTCATTGGAAAAGCACCTTTTTGCACAGGATGTACAATCGGCAGAGTATGTGAAAGCAGCTTTGCACCATCACAATAAAAGTATTGATTCTCTGATCGGTGTTTTTGAAAAAACTTATTTGGTTGATCAGGAGGCGAAGAGCCTTGACGTCTTTAAAAGGCAGGTCGATGAGTATAGTGAACTGGAAAATCGCATTCTGCATCTTTGCGCGGCGGGTACGCCGGATGAAGGCAGATCACTTTTCGCTGGTGCGGGCGCGCGAACATTTCAGGGTACCATTGCCAATTTGAACGAATTAGCAGGGATTCAGTCGGATATAGGAAAGAATCTGATGAAGGAATCCAAAAGTAATATAGCCAGTTTCGGAATCATTTCATTTTTACAGATCGCCCTGGCGGTGATCATTGGACTGATGATACTGGTACTGATCAGGAATTCACAAATTATCAGTAAGCCTAAGATCAGTGGAGAAAAAAGCCAATATTTTAACCTAAACTAA
- a CDS encoding DUF6962 family protein, translating to MNDVAIDFSKVHQIQVFGITIMEPSTVITSLMMTVICIYAFFHLNKLGRAHRMYKQIQYFFLFMAIATAIGGVLGHGFLYLTGMRGKIPGWFASMIAVALFERAAIWHIKPLLHKRGGLLLGWLNYVELAIFFVLAFVTLNFVVVEIHAFYGLFLMLFLIEIYVYKRRKDPGSVNIFIATFMGALAAGLHALKFSFGPWFNYNDISHIAMAASIWYYYQGARHMTYYGEEMVVPEEVIESES from the coding sequence ATGAATGATGTTGCTATTGATTTCAGTAAGGTTCACCAGATCCAGGTTTTCGGGATTACTATTATGGAACCTTCCACTGTAATCACAAGTCTGATGATGACCGTAATATGCATCTATGCATTTTTTCACCTCAACAAACTCGGTCGTGCACACAGAATGTATAAACAGATCCAGTACTTCTTCCTCTTCATGGCCATCGCCACGGCGATCGGGGGGGTCTTGGGACATGGCTTTCTATACCTTACCGGCATGAGAGGAAAAATCCCGGGCTGGTTTGCCAGTATGATTGCGGTAGCGCTTTTTGAAAGGGCTGCGATCTGGCATATTAAACCACTATTGCACAAACGCGGAGGCTTACTATTAGGCTGGCTTAATTACGTGGAACTAGCCATTTTCTTTGTGCTGGCATTTGTAACGCTGAATTTCGTAGTCGTAGAAATCCATGCTTTTTATGGCTTGTTTCTAATGCTGTTCCTGATCGAGATCTATGTTTACAAGCGTCGGAAAGACCCTGGCAGCGTGAATATATTCATCGCCACTTTCATGGGTGCATTAGCTGCCGGCCTACATGCATTGAAATTCAGCTTCGGGCCGTGGTTCAACTATAATGATATCAGCCACATTGCGATGGCCGCTTCGATCTGGTACTATTACCAGGGCGCGAGACATATGACCTATTATGGGGAGGAAATGGTCGTTCCGGAAGAAGTGATCGAAAGCGAGAGCTGA